One Cucumis sativus cultivar 9930 chromosome 1, Cucumber_9930_V3, whole genome shotgun sequence DNA segment encodes these proteins:
- the LOC101205950 gene encoding uncharacterized protein LOC101205950 isoform X1, translating to MCEEQMVRGGRVSSRKNFKKKFRQKDKGSDDSDEDYVVSSDDNGVSERSDEDYCSSLDENASGEDNYVVEEDLEEQQQKKARKRVGPKARNGLHSHEARKKNGEKRRRFSDQEEEDGGDEDDEDYSVDNDNDYEEEEEEEEEEEEDVDVDVEVEDEDEDFLLEEEDFSDEEEPVVRKRRTNMKRGRIGLRKNNVGKVCKKRKPKAAKKPSRNKRRKKSGPQTVRNSDDDDDDFSDNYPTMKITRRKRPVSKRKRYVVQSDLDGLLSGSSDYEYTISEEEREQVREAERLCGQLRNRTRTVPSPPRIEDADLCQQRKTRPPVRKGKEKVEAIKAEVIKQVCGICLSEEDKRRVRGTLNCCSHFFCFSCIMEWAKVESRCPLCKQRFQTISKPGRSTAGIDLREFVVQVPERDQVYQPSEEELRSYLDPYENVICIECHEGGDDNLMLLCDLCDSPAHTYCVGLGREVPEGNWYCADCRTIALGSSSPQPSNRLSERRTTNNLFNRTFPVANRDGLDLNSISSPRTPYVQGFPNIPSPRLPVEVQSTSPMSQAVAPTLTRRRILRLHINNMRSSSQMGLVINRTDGVSAINPFGGGTLSLQTGQSRESTDEHMRTQEMAIPSQTLFGETLLHDSRSQMMQHGGFLDPETSHLPRQALQDPHHSTLTDRPSSNGTIMNPLRGLAVENTVTVDRNLNGVLRSELATVNSLPNCEQIHHYSNAINTASDNISLPNLVVDEKNYCAAREQLQPIIDRHLKNLSRDIDLGQSTADDIATKATSTILRACGYEHSINNAYRSSPPSQCSHIELAIGEGQRSLIKGLCLPCFDSYVRDVVKKITDDVSWLNLRL from the exons atgtgCGAGGAACAGATGGTAAGGGGAGGGAGAGTCAGTAGTAGGAAAAATTTCAAGAAGAAATTTCGACAAAAAGATAAGGGTTCTGATGATTCAGACGAGGATTATGTTGTTTCGAGTGATGACAATGGAGTTTCTGAGCGTTCTGATGAGGATTATTGTTCCTCTTTAGATGAAAATGCATCAGGAGAGGATAATTATGTTGTGGAGGAAGATTTGGAGGAGCAGCAGCAAAAGAAGGCGAGGAAAAGGGTCGGACCAAAGGCTAGGAATGGTTTACATTCACATGAAGCgaggaagaaaaatggagaaaagagGCGAAGATTTAGTGATCAAGAAGAAGAGGATGGTGGGGATGAGGATGATGAGGATTATAGTGTagataatgataatgattatgaagaggaggaggaggaggaagaagaggaagaggaagatgttgatgttgatgtgGAGGTTGAGGACGAGGACGAGGACTTTTTgctggaagaagaagatttttcAGATGAGGAAGAACCAGTTGTTAGAAAGAGACGAACTAATATGAAACGGGGCCGAATTGGGCTGCGGAAAAATAACGTTGGCAAAGTTTGCAAAAAGAGGAAGCCAAAGGCTGCAAAGAAACCTTCAAGGAATAAGCGGAGAAAGAAGAGTGGCCCACAGACTGTACGAAACtcagatgatgatgatgatgatttttCCGACAATTACCCTACGATGAAGATTACAAGAAGGAAAAGGCCAGTTTCAAAGCGGAAAAGATATGTCGTGCAATCAGACCTAGATGGCCTCCTTTCTGGGTCATCAGATTATGAATATACCATCTctgaagaagagagagagcaGGTGAGAGAAGCTGAGAGGTTGTGTGGTCAATTGAGAAATCGAACAAGGACTGTACCTTCACCCCCAAGGATTGAGGATGCTGATCTATGCCAGCAGAGAAAAACTCGACCTCCTGTTAGGAAGGGAAAAGAGAAAGTGGAGGCAATCAAGGCCGAGGTGATAAAGCAAGTATGTGGGATATGCCTATCGGAAGAAGATAAGCGGAGAGTTCGGGGAACACTTAATTGTTGTTCCCacttcttttgtttctcttgTATTATGGAGTGGGCAAAGGTTGAATCACGATGTCCTTTGTGCAAGCAGAGGTTTCAAACAATCAGTAAACCTGGAAGATCTACAGCTGGAATTGACTTAAGAGAATTTGTTGTACAGGTTCCCGAGCGTGATCAG GTTTATCAACCATCCGAGGAAGAATTGAGGAGTTATCTCGATCCCTACGAGAATGTCATCTGTATCGAGTGTCATGAAGGTGGGGATGATAATCTTATGTTACTATGTGATCTTTGTGACTCACCGGCACACACCTACTGCGTTGGTCTTGGTAGAGAAGTACCAGAAGGAAATTGGTACTGTGCAGATTGTAGAACCATTGCTCTAGGATCATCAAGTCCACAGCCTTCAAATCGACTGTCTGAACGAAGAACCACCAACAATTTGTTTAACAGAACGTTCCCTGTTGCAAATCGAGATGGTTTAGACTTGAATTCCATATCCTCACCTCGTACCCCATATGTTCAAGGATTTCCAAACATTCCATCACCTCGATTACCTGTGGAAGTGCAATCAACTTCTCCCATGTCTCAAGCAGTCGCACCAACTTTAACAAGGAGACGCATTCTTCGGTTGCACATCAATAACATGCGTTCTTCGAGTCAAATGGGTTTAGTAATCAATAGAACGGATGGTGTTTCTGCTATTAACCCTTTTGGTGGAGGCACCTTAAGTTTGCAGACGGGTCAGAGCAGGGAATCAACAGACGAACATATGAGAACACAAGAAATGGCTATACCGAGCCAAACTCTGTTTGGGGAAACCTTATTACATGACAGTCGCTCTCAAATGATGCAACATGGTGGTTTCCTGGACCCTGAAACAAGCCATTTGCCCAGGCAAGCATTGCAAGATCCTCACCATAGCACGCTAACAGATAGGCCTAGCAGCAATGGAACAATTATGAACCCTTTGAGGGGATTAGCAGTTGAAAATACGGTAACAGTTGATAGAAATTTGAATGGAGTGTTGAGATCCGAGCTTGCAACAGTGAATTCGCTACCAAACTGCGAACAGATTCATCACTACAGCAACGCAATAAACACAGCTTCTGATAACATTTCACTGCCCAATTTGGTTGTAGACGAAAAGAATTATTGTGCAGCAAGAGAGCAACTACAACCAATTATTGATCGCCATTTGAAGAACTTATCCAGAGATATTGATCTAG GTCAAAGCACAGCAGATGACATTGCGACTAAAGCAACTAGCACTATTTTACGCGCATGTGGATACGAACACTCAATAAACAATGCATATAGATCATCACCACCATCACAATGTTCCCACATTGAATTGGCAATAGGGGAAGGGCAAAGAAGCCTAATAAAAGGCCTCTGCTTGCCTTGTTTTGACTCGTATGTTCGGGACGTAGTGAAGAAGATTACAGACGACGTGTCATGGTTGAATCTTAGACTATAG
- the LOC101205950 gene encoding uncharacterized protein LOC101205950 isoform X2 — protein MVRGGRVSSRKNFKKKFRQKDKGSDDSDEDYVVSSDDNGVSERSDEDYCSSLDENASGEDNYVVEEDLEEQQQKKARKRVGPKARNGLHSHEARKKNGEKRRRFSDQEEEDGGDEDDEDYSVDNDNDYEEEEEEEEEEEEDVDVDVEVEDEDEDFLLEEEDFSDEEEPVVRKRRTNMKRGRIGLRKNNVGKVCKKRKPKAAKKPSRNKRRKKSGPQTVRNSDDDDDDFSDNYPTMKITRRKRPVSKRKRYVVQSDLDGLLSGSSDYEYTISEEEREQVREAERLCGQLRNRTRTVPSPPRIEDADLCQQRKTRPPVRKGKEKVEAIKAEVIKQVCGICLSEEDKRRVRGTLNCCSHFFCFSCIMEWAKVESRCPLCKQRFQTISKPGRSTAGIDLREFVVQVPERDQVYQPSEEELRSYLDPYENVICIECHEGGDDNLMLLCDLCDSPAHTYCVGLGREVPEGNWYCADCRTIALGSSSPQPSNRLSERRTTNNLFNRTFPVANRDGLDLNSISSPRTPYVQGFPNIPSPRLPVEVQSTSPMSQAVAPTLTRRRILRLHINNMRSSSQMGLVINRTDGVSAINPFGGGTLSLQTGQSRESTDEHMRTQEMAIPSQTLFGETLLHDSRSQMMQHGGFLDPETSHLPRQALQDPHHSTLTDRPSSNGTIMNPLRGLAVENTVTVDRNLNGVLRSELATVNSLPNCEQIHHYSNAINTASDNISLPNLVVDEKNYCAAREQLQPIIDRHLKNLSRDIDLGQSTADDIATKATSTILRACGYEHSINNAYRSSPPSQCSHIELAIGEGQRSLIKGLCLPCFDSYVRDVVKKITDDVSWLNLRL, from the exons ATGGTAAGGGGAGGGAGAGTCAGTAGTAGGAAAAATTTCAAGAAGAAATTTCGACAAAAAGATAAGGGTTCTGATGATTCAGACGAGGATTATGTTGTTTCGAGTGATGACAATGGAGTTTCTGAGCGTTCTGATGAGGATTATTGTTCCTCTTTAGATGAAAATGCATCAGGAGAGGATAATTATGTTGTGGAGGAAGATTTGGAGGAGCAGCAGCAAAAGAAGGCGAGGAAAAGGGTCGGACCAAAGGCTAGGAATGGTTTACATTCACATGAAGCgaggaagaaaaatggagaaaagagGCGAAGATTTAGTGATCAAGAAGAAGAGGATGGTGGGGATGAGGATGATGAGGATTATAGTGTagataatgataatgattatgaagaggaggaggaggaggaagaagaggaagaggaagatgttgatgttgatgtgGAGGTTGAGGACGAGGACGAGGACTTTTTgctggaagaagaagatttttcAGATGAGGAAGAACCAGTTGTTAGAAAGAGACGAACTAATATGAAACGGGGCCGAATTGGGCTGCGGAAAAATAACGTTGGCAAAGTTTGCAAAAAGAGGAAGCCAAAGGCTGCAAAGAAACCTTCAAGGAATAAGCGGAGAAAGAAGAGTGGCCCACAGACTGTACGAAACtcagatgatgatgatgatgatttttCCGACAATTACCCTACGATGAAGATTACAAGAAGGAAAAGGCCAGTTTCAAAGCGGAAAAGATATGTCGTGCAATCAGACCTAGATGGCCTCCTTTCTGGGTCATCAGATTATGAATATACCATCTctgaagaagagagagagcaGGTGAGAGAAGCTGAGAGGTTGTGTGGTCAATTGAGAAATCGAACAAGGACTGTACCTTCACCCCCAAGGATTGAGGATGCTGATCTATGCCAGCAGAGAAAAACTCGACCTCCTGTTAGGAAGGGAAAAGAGAAAGTGGAGGCAATCAAGGCCGAGGTGATAAAGCAAGTATGTGGGATATGCCTATCGGAAGAAGATAAGCGGAGAGTTCGGGGAACACTTAATTGTTGTTCCCacttcttttgtttctcttgTATTATGGAGTGGGCAAAGGTTGAATCACGATGTCCTTTGTGCAAGCAGAGGTTTCAAACAATCAGTAAACCTGGAAGATCTACAGCTGGAATTGACTTAAGAGAATTTGTTGTACAGGTTCCCGAGCGTGATCAG GTTTATCAACCATCCGAGGAAGAATTGAGGAGTTATCTCGATCCCTACGAGAATGTCATCTGTATCGAGTGTCATGAAGGTGGGGATGATAATCTTATGTTACTATGTGATCTTTGTGACTCACCGGCACACACCTACTGCGTTGGTCTTGGTAGAGAAGTACCAGAAGGAAATTGGTACTGTGCAGATTGTAGAACCATTGCTCTAGGATCATCAAGTCCACAGCCTTCAAATCGACTGTCTGAACGAAGAACCACCAACAATTTGTTTAACAGAACGTTCCCTGTTGCAAATCGAGATGGTTTAGACTTGAATTCCATATCCTCACCTCGTACCCCATATGTTCAAGGATTTCCAAACATTCCATCACCTCGATTACCTGTGGAAGTGCAATCAACTTCTCCCATGTCTCAAGCAGTCGCACCAACTTTAACAAGGAGACGCATTCTTCGGTTGCACATCAATAACATGCGTTCTTCGAGTCAAATGGGTTTAGTAATCAATAGAACGGATGGTGTTTCTGCTATTAACCCTTTTGGTGGAGGCACCTTAAGTTTGCAGACGGGTCAGAGCAGGGAATCAACAGACGAACATATGAGAACACAAGAAATGGCTATACCGAGCCAAACTCTGTTTGGGGAAACCTTATTACATGACAGTCGCTCTCAAATGATGCAACATGGTGGTTTCCTGGACCCTGAAACAAGCCATTTGCCCAGGCAAGCATTGCAAGATCCTCACCATAGCACGCTAACAGATAGGCCTAGCAGCAATGGAACAATTATGAACCCTTTGAGGGGATTAGCAGTTGAAAATACGGTAACAGTTGATAGAAATTTGAATGGAGTGTTGAGATCCGAGCTTGCAACAGTGAATTCGCTACCAAACTGCGAACAGATTCATCACTACAGCAACGCAATAAACACAGCTTCTGATAACATTTCACTGCCCAATTTGGTTGTAGACGAAAAGAATTATTGTGCAGCAAGAGAGCAACTACAACCAATTATTGATCGCCATTTGAAGAACTTATCCAGAGATATTGATCTAG GTCAAAGCACAGCAGATGACATTGCGACTAAAGCAACTAGCACTATTTTACGCGCATGTGGATACGAACACTCAATAAACAATGCATATAGATCATCACCACCATCACAATGTTCCCACATTGAATTGGCAATAGGGGAAGGGCAAAGAAGCCTAATAAAAGGCCTCTGCTTGCCTTGTTTTGACTCGTATGTTCGGGACGTAGTGAAGAAGATTACAGACGACGTGTCATGGTTGAATCTTAGACTATAG
- the LOC101220732 gene encoding protein DEHYDRATION-INDUCED 19 homolog 3 isoform X2, giving the protein MDADSWTARLSSASKRYQSALLSRSGLGMFMGFEDLEGDDDIREEFPCPFCSEYLDIVGLCCHIDEEHPIEARNGVCPVCEMRVGVDMVAHISLQHGNIFKVQRKRKSRKGGSHSTLSLLRKELQDGNLQSLFGGSSCLFTSSNAAPDPLLSSFILPLADDYGSVQPHLLAESSSVKSNSQDKSVERSIPSSPLSVQDKEEKTKRCTFVQGLLMSTILDDNL; this is encoded by the exons ATGGATGCTGATTCCTGGACTGCTCgtctttcttctgcttctAAGCGTTACCAATCTGCTCTTCTATCACGATCTGGTTTAG GTATGTTCATGGGGTTTGAAGATCTTGAAGGAGATGATGATATAAGGGAGGAATTCCCATGCCCATTTTGCTCAGAATATCTTGATATAGTCGGATTGTGCTGTCACATTGATGAAGAGCATCCTATTGAGGCTAGGAATGGG GTATGTCCAGTCTGTGAAATGAGGGTGGGAGTTGACATGGTTGCGCATATATCCCTGCAGCatggaaatattttcaag GTGCAGCGTAAGAGAAAATCTCGTAAAGGTGGTTCACACTCAACACTCTCTTTATTGAGGAAAGAGCTTCAAGATGGAAATTTGCAGTCACTTTTTGGGGGTTCTTCATGTTTATTTACTTCCTCCAATGCAGCGCCTGACCCATTGCTGTCATCATTTATTCTACCGTTGGCTGATGACTATGGCAGTGTTCAACCACACTTGTTGGCTGAATCAAGCTCCGTGAAGAGTAATTCTCAAGACAAATCAGTAGAACG GAGCATCCCGTCGTCGCCCTTGTCCGTACAAGATaaggaagagaaaacaaaacgATGCACATTTGTGCAAGGGCTGTTAATGTCGACCATCCTTGATGATAATTTATGA
- the LOC101220732 gene encoding protein DEHYDRATION-INDUCED 19 homolog 3 isoform X1 — protein MDADSWTARLSSASKRYQSALLSRSGLAQHSGMFMGFEDLEGDDDIREEFPCPFCSEYLDIVGLCCHIDEEHPIEARNGVCPVCEMRVGVDMVAHISLQHGNIFKVQRKRKSRKGGSHSTLSLLRKELQDGNLQSLFGGSSCLFTSSNAAPDPLLSSFILPLADDYGSVQPHLLAESSSVKSNSQDKSVERSIPSSPLSVQDKEEKTKRCTFVQGLLMSTILDDNL, from the exons ATGGATGCTGATTCCTGGACTGCTCgtctttcttctgcttctAAGCGTTACCAATCTGCTCTTCTATCACGATCTGGTTTAG CTCAACATTCAGGTATGTTCATGGGGTTTGAAGATCTTGAAGGAGATGATGATATAAGGGAGGAATTCCCATGCCCATTTTGCTCAGAATATCTTGATATAGTCGGATTGTGCTGTCACATTGATGAAGAGCATCCTATTGAGGCTAGGAATGGG GTATGTCCAGTCTGTGAAATGAGGGTGGGAGTTGACATGGTTGCGCATATATCCCTGCAGCatggaaatattttcaag GTGCAGCGTAAGAGAAAATCTCGTAAAGGTGGTTCACACTCAACACTCTCTTTATTGAGGAAAGAGCTTCAAGATGGAAATTTGCAGTCACTTTTTGGGGGTTCTTCATGTTTATTTACTTCCTCCAATGCAGCGCCTGACCCATTGCTGTCATCATTTATTCTACCGTTGGCTGATGACTATGGCAGTGTTCAACCACACTTGTTGGCTGAATCAAGCTCCGTGAAGAGTAATTCTCAAGACAAATCAGTAGAACG GAGCATCCCGTCGTCGCCCTTGTCCGTACAAGATaaggaagagaaaacaaaacgATGCACATTTGTGCAAGGGCTGTTAATGTCGACCATCCTTGATGATAATTTATGA